A single genomic interval of Pelagerythrobacter marensis harbors:
- a CDS encoding crotonase/enoyl-CoA hydratase family protein: MEFRENERVSVELGGDGVAQVRLTRPDKMNALDPEMFARIVEAGQALYEMKGLRAVVLSGEGRAFCAGLDLSNFAKPRDPDAPRLTERTHGNANLFQQVAMQWRKLPVPVIAAVHGVCFGGGLQIASGADIRVAAPDTRMAIMEMKWGLVPDMAGFALWRGLVRDDVLRELVYTNREFSGEEARELGLATHVDADPVARATAIAHEIANRSPHAIRAAKRLFAAMTDRPTDEILLEESIEQHKVMRTPNQVEAVMAGMEKRPPKFADV, encoded by the coding sequence ATGGAATTTCGCGAGAACGAGCGGGTGTCGGTCGAACTCGGGGGCGACGGGGTGGCGCAAGTGCGGCTGACCCGGCCCGACAAGATGAACGCGCTCGACCCGGAAATGTTCGCCCGCATCGTCGAGGCGGGGCAGGCGCTCTACGAAATGAAGGGCCTGCGCGCGGTCGTGCTTTCGGGCGAAGGGCGGGCGTTCTGCGCGGGGCTGGACCTGTCGAATTTCGCGAAGCCGCGCGACCCCGATGCGCCCCGGCTCACCGAGCGCACGCACGGCAACGCCAACTTGTTCCAGCAGGTGGCGATGCAGTGGCGCAAGCTGCCGGTGCCGGTGATCGCGGCGGTCCACGGCGTGTGCTTCGGCGGCGGGTTGCAGATCGCCAGCGGGGCGGACATCCGCGTCGCCGCGCCCGACACGCGCATGGCGATCATGGAGATGAAATGGGGCCTCGTGCCCGACATGGCCGGCTTCGCGCTCTGGCGCGGGCTGGTCCGCGACGACGTGCTGCGCGAGCTGGTCTATACCAATCGCGAATTCAGCGGCGAGGAAGCGCGCGAGCTGGGCCTGGCGACCCATGTCGATGCCGATCCCGTCGCCCGCGCGACCGCGATCGCGCACGAAATCGCCAACCGCAGCCCCCACGCGATCCGCGCCGCCAAGCGCCTCTTCGCGGCAATGACCGACCGCCCGACCGACGAAATCCTGCTCGAGGAAAGCATCGAGCAGCACAAGGTCATGCGCACGCCCAATCAGGTCGAGGCGGTCATGGCCGGAATGGAGAAGCGGCCGCCGAAGTTCGCCGACGTGTAA
- a CDS encoding thioesterase family protein produces MSIASLIDPVTAAGGPANLSQAEAWMQGRTLYGGASALVAYTAAIRAFPDLPPLRAAQVGFVAPVGGEIELRREIVRQGRNVAQVRSEIWVDDRCALTALWLFGTAREPNAVHPAAKPENWPGGPEGAEPVMTDAGPAFIRNNFELRRAQEERGPGAPVVRRWARLTQRDLLDPVSELILMGDVLPPGAMRAMQRQGPVSSINWSFNLLDTAPATREGWWLSENASQHADEGYSSERLRLWNADGRQVLDAMQAAAIFG; encoded by the coding sequence ATGAGCATTGCCAGCCTGATCGACCCCGTCACCGCCGCCGGCGGCCCCGCCAACCTGTCGCAGGCCGAGGCCTGGATGCAGGGCCGCACGCTTTACGGCGGGGCCTCGGCCCTGGTGGCCTATACCGCCGCGATTCGCGCTTTCCCCGATCTCCCGCCGCTGCGCGCGGCGCAGGTGGGCTTTGTGGCCCCGGTCGGCGGCGAGATCGAGCTTCGGCGCGAGATCGTGCGCCAGGGGCGCAACGTCGCGCAGGTCCGCAGCGAGATCTGGGTCGACGATCGGTGTGCGCTGACCGCGCTGTGGCTGTTCGGGACCGCGCGCGAGCCCAATGCGGTTCACCCCGCCGCCAAGCCGGAAAACTGGCCCGGCGGGCCGGAAGGGGCGGAACCGGTCATGACCGATGCGGGCCCGGCGTTCATTCGCAACAATTTCGAACTGCGCCGGGCGCAGGAGGAGCGCGGCCCGGGCGCGCCGGTGGTGCGCCGATGGGCGCGGCTGACCCAGCGCGACCTGCTGGACCCGGTGTCCGAGCTGATCCTGATGGGCGACGTCCTGCCGCCGGGCGCGATGCGCGCAATGCAGCGGCAGGGGCCGGTCAGCTCGATCAACTGGTCGTTCAACCTGCTCGACACCGCGCCCGCGACGCGCGAGGGCTGGTGGCTGTCCGAAAACGCCAGCCAGCATGCCGACGAAGGCTATTCCTCCGAACGGCTGCGGCTGTGGAACGCCGACGGCCGGCAAGTGCTCGACGCGATGCAGGCGGCGGCGATTTTCGGCTGA
- a CDS encoding winged helix-turn-helix domain-containing protein, with protein MPRTIRAGPALLDMFHRDAQVGARWLGLHPREFAVLWHLAERAGEPVSRRQLLRQVWRLEFDPATNRVAVAVCRIRACLRAVGVEGLIATVPARGYLLRVANEALDSPERLRDDAA; from the coding sequence TTGCCGCGCACCATCCGGGCGGGGCCGGCGCTGCTCGACATGTTCCATCGCGACGCCCAGGTGGGCGCGCGCTGGCTGGGCCTTCACCCGCGCGAATTTGCGGTGCTGTGGCATCTGGCCGAACGCGCGGGCGAACCGGTCTCGCGCAGGCAGCTTCTCCGGCAGGTCTGGCGGCTGGAATTCGATCCGGCGACCAATCGCGTGGCAGTGGCCGTATGCCGGATCAGGGCCTGCCTGCGCGCGGTGGGGGTCGAGGGCCTGATCGCGACCGTTCCCGCGCGCGGCTATCTGCTGCGCGTCGCCAACGAAGCGCTGGACAGCCCCGAACGCTTGCGCGACGATGCCGCCTGA
- a CDS encoding LL-diaminopimelate aminotransferase yields the protein MDTEFYRMKRLPPYVIAEVNAMRHAARRAGRDIIDLGMGNPDQPPPAHVIEKLCEVAAKPDAHGYSQSKGIPGLRRAQANYYGRRFGVDLDPETEVVVTMGSKEGLASLATAITAPGDVVLAPNPSYPIHTFGFIIAGATIRSVPTTPDEHYFRSLEKAMYFTVPRPSVLVVNYPSNPTAEVVDLAFYERLVAWAKENKVWILSDLAYSELYFDGNPTPSIMQVKGAKDVAVEFTSMSKTYSMAGWRMGFAVGNRNLIAAMSRVKSYLDYGAFTPIQAAACAALNGPQDIVETNRQLYHKRRDVMVEAFGRAGWDIPPPRASMFAWAPLPPALREMGSLEFSKQLLTHADVAVAPGVGYGEEGEGYVRIAMVENEQRLRQAARNVKRYFASLGINAAAGTG from the coding sequence ATGGACACCGAATTCTACCGCATGAAGCGCCTGCCGCCCTACGTGATCGCCGAAGTCAACGCGATGCGGCACGCGGCACGGCGCGCGGGACGGGACATTATCGACCTGGGGATGGGCAATCCCGACCAGCCGCCGCCCGCCCATGTGATCGAGAAGCTGTGCGAAGTCGCGGCCAAGCCCGACGCGCACGGCTATTCGCAGTCGAAGGGCATTCCCGGCCTGCGCCGCGCCCAGGCGAATTATTATGGCCGGCGCTTCGGGGTCGATCTCGATCCCGAAACCGAAGTGGTGGTGACGATGGGGTCGAAGGAAGGGCTGGCCAGTCTCGCCACCGCGATCACCGCGCCGGGCGACGTCGTGCTGGCGCCCAACCCCAGTTACCCGATCCACACGTTCGGCTTCATCATCGCCGGCGCGACGATCCGCAGCGTGCCGACCACGCCCGACGAGCACTATTTCCGCAGCCTGGAAAAGGCGATGTATTTCACCGTTCCGCGGCCCAGCGTGCTGGTGGTCAATTACCCCTCCAACCCGACGGCGGAGGTGGTGGACCTCGCGTTCTACGAACGGCTGGTCGCCTGGGCGAAGGAGAACAAGGTCTGGATCCTGTCCGACCTCGCCTATTCGGAGCTGTATTTCGACGGCAACCCGACTCCCTCGATCATGCAGGTGAAGGGGGCGAAGGATGTCGCGGTCGAATTCACCTCGATGTCGAAGACCTATTCGATGGCCGGCTGGCGCATGGGCTTTGCCGTCGGCAACCGCAATCTGATCGCGGCGATGAGCCGGGTGAAATCTTACCTCGATTACGGAGCTTTTACCCCGATCCAGGCCGCCGCCTGCGCCGCGCTCAACGGCCCGCAGGATATCGTCGAGACCAACCGCCAACTCTATCACAAGCGGCGCGATGTCATGGTCGAGGCTTTCGGCCGCGCGGGGTGGGACATTCCGCCGCCCCGGGCGTCGATGTTCGCCTGGGCCCCGCTGCCGCCCGCGCTGCGGGAGATGGGGAGCCTCGAATTTTCCAAGCAGCTGCTGACCCATGCCGACGTCGCGGTCGCGCCCGGCGTCGGCTATGGCGAGGAGGGCGAGGGATATGTGCGCATCGCGATGGTGGAGAACGAACAGCGCCTGCGCCAGGCGGCGCGCAACGTGAAGCGCTACTTCGCCTCGCTCGGCATCAACGCCGCCGCCGGCACCGGCTGA
- the clpS gene encoding ATP-dependent Clp protease adapter ClpS, producing the protein MPIDRYPLQTMPLRPLCAGDGDSPDGGPGGGEGDGQVGIATRTRTRPQKPSQYKVLMLNDDYTPMEFVVMCLKRFFRMDMEQATRVMLHVHQRGVGVCGIFPYEVAETKVNQVMDFARQNEHPLQCTLEKA; encoded by the coding sequence ATGCCGATCGACCGATATCCCTTGCAGACGATGCCCCTGCGCCCGCTGTGCGCGGGCGATGGCGATTCGCCCGACGGCGGACCGGGCGGGGGCGAAGGCGACGGCCAGGTCGGCATCGCCACCCGGACCCGAACCCGGCCGCAGAAGCCGAGCCAGTACAAGGTTCTGATGCTCAACGACGATTACACTCCGATGGAATTCGTCGTCATGTGCCTCAAGCGGTTTTTCCGCATGGACATGGAACAGGCCACGCGGGTCATGCTCCACGTCCACCAGCGCGGCGTGGGGGTCTGCGGGATCTTCCCTTACGAAGTGGCGGAAACCAAAGTGAACCAGGTGATGGATTTCGCGCGCCAGAACGAACACCCGCTGCAGTGCACGCTGGAAAAGGCCTGA
- a CDS encoding phasin family protein — protein MATQDEASNDAAAEKAYAEAAASQNARIAGTGDAKTGNAAPAASGKPATPADSETTTAMKTEKTETETTPSPAPSKKTPAGDSKSKTAPVAKTAAKKATAKKTATKKTAAKKAAASQPAAKVAAQPRSKETDMSKTQTSTDYAAQMKEGLAELQTHAQTAYEKSAEYAAEAREFSKGNLEAMVESGKIFAAGLQDLTRAAVEDSKSAVETMTADAKEFAAVKSPTDFVQLQGQIASRNFDAAVAQFSKATEAWVKLAGDVAAPLSSRVSLAMEKARTTAA, from the coding sequence ATGGCGACGCAGGATGAAGCCAGCAACGACGCAGCGGCCGAGAAGGCTTACGCCGAAGCCGCAGCCAGCCAGAACGCCCGGATCGCCGGGACGGGCGATGCGAAGACGGGGAATGCGGCGCCCGCCGCTTCGGGCAAGCCCGCAACGCCCGCCGACAGCGAGACCACGACTGCCATGAAGACCGAGAAGACCGAGACCGAAACGACCCCGTCGCCCGCCCCGTCGAAGAAGACGCCGGCCGGCGATTCGAAATCGAAGACGGCGCCGGTCGCGAAGACCGCCGCGAAGAAAGCCACTGCCAAAAAGACCGCAACCAAGAAAACCGCCGCGAAGAAGGCCGCCGCTTCCCAGCCGGCGGCGAAAGTCGCGGCCCAACCCCGTTCGAAGGAAACCGACATGTCCAAGACCCAGACCAGCACCGATTACGCCGCGCAGATGAAGGAAGGCCTCGCCGAACTTCAGACCCACGCCCAGACCGCTTACGAGAAGAGCGCCGAATATGCCGCGGAGGCGCGCGAATTCTCGAAGGGCAACCTCGAGGCGATGGTCGAATCGGGCAAGATCTTCGCCGCCGGCCTGCAGGACCTGACCCGGGCCGCAGTCGAGGACAGCAAGTCCGCCGTCGAGACGATGACCGCCGACGCGAAGGAATTCGCCGCGGTCAAGTCGCCGACCGACTTCGTCCAGCTCCAGGGCCAGATCGCCAGCCGCAACTTCGATGCCGCCGTCGCGCAGTTCTCGAAGGCGACCGAAGCCTGGGTCAAGCTCGCCGGCGACGTCGCTGCGCCGCTTTCCAGCCGCGTCAGCCTGGCGATGGAAAAGGCCCGCACCACCGCGGCCTGA
- a CDS encoding FecR family protein, translating to MSGSSDQPTREDVAAMEAASWFAGNRTSASAETAEDFDSWLSADSANQAAYAAAEAIWSDLDTVLAPYREPAPASVPPRSGFLAKGAGRWAALGAACIAILLATVFFLRPGGEMFSTAVGAQQVAVLDDGTRVSLNTATRLKVSYGDQRRVVRFDHGEALFDVARDPARPFVVAVDDYRVTALGTSFVVRRDAKGAWVTLIEGSVRVTGAGAGETVLKPGERLMFADDATRIDRPELNRLTAWRHGELVFDRTPLPEAVYEINRYTDTPIVVNDPQARSRHVTGSFRVHRSEEFAKSIAALYGLKAERREDSIVLEPAR from the coding sequence ATGAGCGGTTCATCGGATCAACCGACGCGCGAGGATGTCGCCGCGATGGAGGCGGCAAGCTGGTTTGCCGGCAACCGGACGTCCGCGTCCGCGGAAACCGCGGAAGATTTCGATTCCTGGCTGTCGGCCGATTCGGCCAACCAGGCCGCCTATGCCGCCGCCGAAGCGATCTGGTCGGACCTCGACACGGTCCTGGCCCCGTACAGGGAGCCCGCTCCGGCAAGCGTGCCGCCACGGTCCGGTTTCCTGGCCAAGGGGGCAGGCCGGTGGGCCGCGCTCGGTGCCGCCTGCATTGCCATTCTGCTGGCCACTGTCTTCTTCCTGCGCCCCGGCGGGGAAATGTTCTCGACCGCGGTCGGTGCGCAGCAGGTCGCCGTGCTGGACGATGGCACGCGGGTTTCGCTCAACACCGCGACCAGGCTGAAGGTATCGTACGGGGACCAGCGGCGCGTCGTTCGTTTCGACCATGGCGAGGCGCTGTTCGACGTGGCGCGCGACCCCGCGCGTCCCTTCGTCGTTGCGGTCGACGACTATCGGGTGACTGCCCTCGGCACGTCCTTCGTGGTTCGCCGCGACGCGAAAGGGGCCTGGGTCACCCTGATCGAGGGGAGCGTGCGCGTGACCGGCGCCGGCGCCGGGGAGACGGTCCTGAAGCCGGGTGAACGGCTGATGTTCGCCGACGATGCGACACGGATAGATCGCCCGGAACTGAACAGGCTGACCGCCTGGCGGCACGGCGAACTGGTGTTCGACCGGACCCCGCTGCCCGAGGCGGTCTACGAGATCAACCGGTACACCGATACGCCGATCGTCGTGAACGATCCGCAGGCCCGCAGCCGCCATGTGACAGGCTCTTTCCGCGTTCACCGAAGCGAGGAGTTCGCGAAGAGCATCGCCGCGCTTTACGGCTTGAAGGCCGAGCGGCGCGAGGATTCGATCGTGCTCGAGCCGGCCCGCTAA
- a CDS encoding RNA polymerase sigma factor encodes MHPDREAMAKTIRALLRRGVSPEDAEDFVQSAYLRLSEQQAKGKVQAPSGFLYRTAMNLSIDDGRRKRRWSGSDRPVEDLPIADPAPLPDAVLEGRKRLEKLEAGFSALDERTRAIVKAQKLEMLSVAEIARREGLSVSAVEKRLRKGMLFLMTWMEE; translated from the coding sequence ATGCACCCCGATCGTGAAGCCATGGCCAAGACCATACGTGCTTTGCTCAGGCGCGGCGTCTCGCCGGAGGATGCGGAAGATTTCGTCCAGTCCGCGTACCTGCGGCTTTCGGAGCAGCAGGCAAAAGGCAAAGTGCAGGCGCCATCGGGATTCCTGTACCGGACGGCCATGAACCTGTCGATCGACGACGGCCGGCGGAAAAGGCGCTGGTCGGGGAGCGACCGGCCGGTCGAAGACCTGCCGATCGCCGATCCCGCACCGCTTCCCGATGCGGTTTTGGAAGGTCGTAAACGTCTAGAGAAACTGGAGGCCGGCTTCTCGGCCCTCGATGAACGCACGCGCGCCATCGTGAAGGCGCAGAAGCTGGAGATGCTTTCGGTTGCAGAGATCGCCCGCCGCGAAGGTCTGAGCGTGAGTGCAGTGGAGAAGCGGCTGAGAAAGGGAATGTTGTTTCTGATGACCTGGATGGAAGAATGA
- a CDS encoding class I poly(R)-hydroxyalkanoic acid synthase, which produces MPERQDPFATFFDMQAEAMREMIGRFAGPAGAPAGGDVTQWTETAEQLRTMWFDFVQERLAGGGDPANPLDPAHWMLMAQGWTGSAPFDPAAAQRMMAEGVELWQSVAGAMLDGGDGDAAGREKGAPALPRQDRRFADPAWREHPAYALLHQTYLMLADHFTRAAREVDGVPDEQKGQLALATQALLDAMSPDNFLATNPVVLKRTVETSGQNLVKGMQHLIADLRRGQLTHTDAGAFALGENLATTPGKVVHETPLYQLIQYSPSTPDVLAVPLVIFPPWINRFYILDLSPKKSFVKWAVDRGLSVFMVSWKSADASMKDVVWDDYIRAQIDAIDHVRARLRVPAVHAIGYCVAGTTLAATLAILARRGEADKVASATFFTAQVDFEKAGELRSFVDGAQLEMIGKLSPEGYLDGRYMAATFNALRGKDLIWNYVVNNYLLGEDYPAFDLLHWNGDVTNLPAKWHGDYLRDLYRDNKLVVPDALEADGTPIDLTRIETPVFIQAGREDHIAPAESVWRATRHFRGDTTFVLAGSGHIAGVVNPPAANKYRYWTGDSAAPSLEAFVDGAQEHPGSWWPHWLEWLARRDDARVPAKGKRKPGGRGDKVVEDAPGRYVMMR; this is translated from the coding sequence ATGCCCGAACGCCAGGACCCGTTTGCGACTTTCTTCGACATGCAGGCGGAGGCGATGCGCGAGATGATCGGCCGGTTCGCCGGCCCGGCAGGCGCGCCGGCCGGCGGGGACGTGACGCAATGGACCGAAACGGCCGAGCAGCTGCGCACGATGTGGTTCGATTTCGTCCAGGAGCGGCTGGCCGGCGGCGGCGATCCGGCCAACCCCCTCGATCCGGCGCACTGGATGCTGATGGCGCAGGGCTGGACCGGCTCCGCCCCGTTCGACCCCGCCGCCGCGCAGCGCATGATGGCCGAGGGGGTGGAGCTGTGGCAGAGCGTCGCCGGGGCGATGCTCGACGGCGGCGACGGCGACGCGGCCGGCCGCGAGAAGGGCGCGCCCGCCCTCCCGCGGCAGGACCGGCGCTTCGCCGACCCGGCCTGGCGCGAACATCCGGCCTATGCGCTGCTGCACCAGACGTACCTGATGCTGGCCGACCACTTCACCCGCGCCGCGCGGGAAGTCGACGGCGTTCCCGATGAGCAGAAGGGCCAGCTTGCCCTCGCCACCCAGGCCCTGCTCGATGCGATGAGCCCGGACAATTTCCTCGCCACCAATCCGGTCGTGCTGAAACGGACGGTCGAAACCTCCGGACAGAATCTGGTCAAGGGTATGCAGCACCTGATCGCCGACTTGCGGCGCGGCCAGCTGACGCATACCGATGCCGGGGCCTTCGCGCTGGGCGAAAACCTCGCCACCACGCCCGGCAAGGTGGTGCACGAAACCCCGCTCTACCAGCTGATCCAGTACAGCCCTTCGACCCCGGACGTCCTGGCCGTGCCGCTGGTGATCTTCCCCCCGTGGATCAACCGCTTCTACATCCTCGACCTTTCGCCGAAGAAGAGCTTCGTCAAATGGGCGGTGGATCGGGGGCTGAGCGTGTTCATGGTCAGCTGGAAATCGGCCGACGCCAGCATGAAGGACGTTGTCTGGGACGACTATATCCGCGCCCAGATCGACGCGATCGACCATGTCCGCGCGCGGCTGCGCGTCCCCGCGGTCCACGCGATCGGCTATTGCGTAGCGGGCACGACGCTGGCCGCGACGCTGGCGATCCTCGCGCGGCGGGGCGAGGCGGACAAAGTGGCCAGCGCGACGTTCTTCACCGCGCAGGTCGATTTCGAAAAGGCCGGCGAGTTGCGCAGCTTCGTCGACGGGGCGCAGCTCGAAATGATCGGCAAGCTCTCGCCCGAAGGCTATCTCGACGGGCGCTATATGGCCGCGACCTTCAACGCCTTGCGCGGCAAGGACCTGATCTGGAACTACGTCGTCAACAACTACCTGCTGGGGGAAGATTACCCGGCCTTCGACCTGCTGCACTGGAACGGCGACGTGACCAACCTGCCCGCGAAGTGGCACGGCGATTACCTGCGCGATCTCTATCGCGACAACAAGCTGGTCGTGCCCGACGCGCTGGAAGCCGACGGGACGCCGATCGACCTGACCCGGATCGAGACCCCGGTGTTCATCCAGGCCGGGCGCGAGGATCATATCGCCCCGGCCGAAAGCGTCTGGCGCGCCACCCGCCATTTCCGCGGCGATACCACCTTCGTGCTCGCCGGGTCGGGCCATATCGCCGGCGTGGTCAATCCGCCCGCGGCGAACAAGTACCGGTACTGGACCGGCGACAGCGCGGCCCCGTCGCTGGAGGCATTCGTCGACGGCGCGCAGGAGCATCCCGGTTCGTGGTGGCCGCACTGGCTCGAATGGCTGGCGCGGCGCGACGACGCCAGAGTGCCGGCGAAAGGCAAGCGCAAGCCCGGCGGCCGCGGCGACAAAGTCGTCGAGGACGCGCCCGGACGCTATGTCATGATGCGGTGA
- the lptF gene encoding LPS export ABC transporter permease LptF produces MLKSIPSLDRYIFRLVMLPMLGVFAIAASLLLLDKMLRLFDFVAVEGGPIGVVFKMLGALIPEYASLAIPLGLLLGILLAFRKLATSSELDVMRAVGLGYGRLLRVPYIITAVLMAVNVALVFYVQPVSRYYYEQLEYELRSGALGASIKVGEFTTLADRMALRIEASEDEGRRLQGIFARVADEKGQVLSISAREGAFLATTDSPDTIILRLTDGTIVQDTGNTTPRVLSFTRHDLPIDLPQIEAFRERGDAEREYILPELLKIGWSDSTTQAKRDASQASFNFRMVEVVMMALMPLLAVALAIPPKRSTSALGVFVSIVMVVAYHKVNQYGEDIAALGRFDPVLALWVPFAVFAALIVWMYHKVAYVPGGQPIGALETAFAKLAERLRKLFGRRRRPRPGEMAPAE; encoded by the coding sequence TTGCTGAAATCGATCCCCTCCCTCGACCGCTATATCTTCCGGCTGGTGATGCTGCCGATGCTAGGCGTGTTCGCGATCGCCGCCTCGCTGCTGCTGCTCGACAAGATGCTGCGCCTGTTCGATTTCGTCGCGGTCGAAGGCGGGCCGATCGGCGTCGTGTTCAAGATGCTCGGCGCGCTGATCCCCGAATATGCCAGCCTGGCGATTCCGCTCGGGCTGCTGCTCGGCATCCTCCTCGCCTTCCGCAAGCTGGCGACATCGAGCGAGCTCGACGTGATGCGCGCCGTCGGCCTCGGCTATGGCCGCCTGCTGCGCGTGCCCTATATCATCACCGCGGTGCTGATGGCGGTGAACGTCGCGCTCGTCTTCTACGTCCAGCCGGTCAGCCGCTATTATTACGAACAGCTCGAATACGAACTGCGTTCCGGCGCGCTGGGCGCCTCGATCAAGGTGGGCGAGTTCACCACCCTGGCCGATCGCATGGCGCTGAGGATCGAGGCGAGCGAAGACGAGGGGCGGCGGCTGCAGGGCATTTTCGCGCGAGTCGCGGACGAGAAGGGGCAGGTCCTGTCCATCTCCGCGCGCGAGGGGGCCTTCCTCGCGACGACCGACAGCCCCGACACGATCATCCTGCGGCTGACCGACGGCACGATCGTGCAGGACACCGGCAACACCACCCCGCGCGTGCTCAGCTTCACCCGGCACGACCTGCCGATCGACCTGCCGCAGATCGAGGCGTTCCGCGAACGCGGCGATGCCGAGCGCGAATATATCCTGCCCGAACTGCTCAAGATCGGGTGGAGCGACAGCACGACCCAGGCCAAGCGCGACGCCAGCCAGGCCAGTTTCAATTTCCGCATGGTCGAAGTGGTGATGATGGCCCTGATGCCGCTGCTGGCGGTGGCGCTGGCGATCCCGCCCAAGCGATCGACCAGCGCGCTGGGCGTGTTCGTGTCGATCGTGATGGTCGTCGCCTATCACAAGGTGAACCAGTATGGCGAGGATATCGCCGCGCTCGGCCGGTTCGACCCGGTCCTGGCGCTGTGGGTGCCGTTCGCGGTGTTCGCGGCGCTGATCGTGTGGATGTATCACAAGGTCGCCTATGTCCCCGGCGGGCAGCCGATCGGCGCGCTGGAAACGGCCTTCGCCAAGCTGGCGGAGCGCCTGCGCAAGCTGTTCGGCCGCCGGCGCCGGCCGCGCCCCGGCGAGATGGCTCCGGCGGAATAA
- a CDS encoding ShlB/FhaC/HecB family hemolysin secretion/activation protein has translation MSTSFWVRAASAVLLSGAASAQAYAQEEAGDRRVDILRYRVEGNTVLPQIEVERAIYPFLGPGRPIGDVEEARAALEKAYRDRGYQTVAVRVPQQDVRGGVVRFEVTELRVGRLRVTGAEWTSPQKIREKAPSLAEGTVPNYNDVSEDIAALNTSRDRVIAPALRAGATPDTVDVDLEVTESAPFHWTAELNDRYSSRTERLRASASVTYANLWQRDHSISLQGQFTPEDPDQSWLVSGSYVAPVSGTPLTLVAYAVHNDSDIAAVGGINVLGSGDIAGLRAIYSIPGDSVYQSLTAGIDYKSFGEDLVLGGDTASTPIDYVPLSFAYGLNHRGEQLDANFNLSLNMGLRGLDATNAEFRAKRSRASANWIYLRSSLDILYRLPADLQLSIAMAGQLSGEPLISNEEFAIGGLDSVRGYPESHALGDLGYAQQVELRSPALSGGDLNELRLFAFSDAGLTTIRKPLAYDGVVDDGTRLLSVGGGLRARFFDNANLMLLLAAPLLNEESVDTDFGGLRGQFRLWLDF, from the coding sequence ATGTCGACGTCGTTCTGGGTTCGCGCGGCGAGTGCGGTTTTGCTGTCCGGCGCGGCCTCCGCCCAGGCTTATGCGCAAGAAGAGGCCGGCGACCGCCGCGTCGATATTTTGCGGTATCGCGTGGAGGGGAACACGGTTCTGCCCCAGATCGAGGTGGAGCGTGCGATCTATCCCTTTCTGGGGCCGGGGCGGCCGATCGGGGATGTCGAGGAGGCGCGGGCTGCGCTGGAGAAGGCCTATCGCGATCGCGGGTATCAGACGGTTGCGGTCCGCGTGCCCCAGCAGGACGTGCGCGGCGGGGTCGTTCGTTTCGAGGTGACCGAGCTGCGCGTCGGGCGCTTGCGGGTGACCGGTGCGGAATGGACCTCTCCGCAGAAGATCAGGGAGAAGGCGCCGTCGCTGGCGGAAGGCACGGTGCCCAACTACAACGACGTCAGCGAGGACATTGCTGCGCTCAACACCTCGCGCGACCGGGTGATCGCGCCGGCGCTGCGGGCGGGGGCGACGCCGGACACGGTCGACGTCGATCTCGAGGTGACCGAAAGCGCGCCGTTTCACTGGACGGCGGAGCTGAACGATCGCTATTCGTCGCGGACCGAGCGGCTGCGCGCTTCGGCTTCGGTGACTTACGCCAATCTCTGGCAGCGCGATCATTCGATCAGTCTGCAGGGCCAGTTCACCCCCGAAGACCCGGATCAGAGCTGGCTTGTCTCGGGCTCCTATGTCGCGCCGGTTTCGGGCACCCCGCTGACGCTGGTTGCCTATGCGGTGCACAACGACAGCGACATTGCCGCGGTCGGCGGGATCAACGTGCTGGGCTCGGGCGACATCGCCGGTCTGCGGGCGATCTATTCGATCCCCGGCGACAGCGTCTATCAGAGCCTGACCGCGGGGATCGACTACAAGAGTTTCGGCGAAGATCTGGTGCTGGGGGGCGATACGGCGTCGACGCCGATCGACTATGTCCCGCTGAGCTTCGCCTATGGGCTGAACCACCGGGGCGAGCAGCTCGACGCCAATTTCAACCTCTCGCTGAACATGGGGCTGCGCGGGCTGGACGCGACCAATGCGGAGTTTCGCGCCAAGCGTTCGCGGGCCAGCGCGAACTGGATCTATCTGCGTTCCAGCCTGGACATATTGTACCGCTTGCCGGCCGACCTGCAGCTGTCGATCGCGATGGCCGGCCAGCTTTCGGGCGAGCCGCTGATCAGCAACGAGGAATTCGCCATCGGCGGGCTGGACAGCGTGCGCGGCTATCCCGAAAGCCACGCGCTGGGCGACCTGGGCTATGCCCAGCAGGTGGAGCTGCGCAGCCCGGCGCTGTCGGGCGGCGATCTGAACGAGCTGCGCCTTTTCGCCTTTTCCGATGCCGGCCTGACCACCATCCGCAAGCCCCTCGCTTACGACGGCGTGGTGGATGACGGGACGCGCCTGCTGAGCGTGGGCGGGGGCCTGCGCGCGCGGTTCTTCGACAATGCCAATCTGATGCTGCTGCTGGCTGCGCCGCTGCTGAACGAAGAGTCCGTGGACACGGACTTCGGCGGACTTCGCGGCCAGTTCCGGCTGTGGCTCGACTTCTAA